In one window of Desulfonatronospira thiodismutans ASO3-1 DNA:
- a CDS encoding GspE/PulE family protein, which translates to MRTKMRLGEMLIQEGLLTQQQLEKSLSANRGTGLKLGQFLVRNNICREDNIVDMLSRQLRIDRYDPSRYPVDSSLADLITSDQAREYNTVPLARSGKLLRVATPDPLDLESLDALEVVTGLEIEPVVCTESDFEQVYGSLYGMYWNIDDVLEDVEQEELSVEDQQGGGGETQDIHTLEEEADQGPVIKLVNSILAQAVKQGASDVHLSPEKNRVQARFRVDGKLREVPSPPLNMMPSIVSRIKVLAGMDISVSRMPQDGRFTVGMKGREIHVRASCIPTIHGENVVLRLLDLSARTFELEELGMNSDDYQKMSEAIDTPYGMILASGPTGSGKSTSLYAILRRINQPDINIITLEDPVEYRVQGVRQVQLNTRSGMTFASGLRSILRQDPDVIMVGEMRDAETARIGVQAAMTGHRVLSTLHTNDAAGAVARFIDMGIEHYLVSSVLVVSFAQRLMRKNCSKCAKPYTPSDRALKAMGLENSTDCTFMQGQGCYSCMNTGFSGRTAAFEVLRVDDEVREMIQTGTTGTQMGRSLSRSGKLHDLRSDAARKVCQGMTTVEEAMTVVMT; encoded by the coding sequence ATGCGTACAAAAATGCGCCTGGGAGAAATGCTCATCCAGGAAGGTCTTTTGACCCAGCAGCAGCTGGAAAAATCCCTGTCCGCCAACAGGGGGACCGGGCTCAAGCTTGGCCAGTTCCTGGTACGCAACAATATCTGCCGCGAGGACAACATTGTGGACATGCTCAGCCGCCAGCTGCGCATTGACCGCTACGATCCCTCCCGCTATCCGGTGGACAGCAGCCTTGCAGACCTTATCACCTCCGACCAGGCCAGGGAGTACAACACCGTTCCCCTGGCCAGATCCGGAAAGCTGCTGCGTGTAGCCACCCCGGACCCCCTGGACCTGGAATCCCTGGACGCCCTGGAGGTGGTCACCGGCCTGGAGATAGAGCCCGTGGTCTGCACCGAGTCAGACTTCGAGCAGGTGTACGGCTCCTTGTACGGCATGTACTGGAACATAGATGACGTCCTGGAAGACGTGGAGCAGGAGGAGCTAAGCGTCGAGGACCAGCAGGGAGGCGGCGGAGAAACCCAGGACATACACACCCTGGAAGAAGAAGCAGACCAGGGTCCGGTAATCAAGCTGGTCAACTCCATCCTGGCCCAGGCGGTGAAGCAGGGAGCAAGCGACGTGCATCTGAGCCCGGAAAAAAACAGGGTCCAGGCCAGGTTCCGGGTGGACGGCAAGCTAAGGGAAGTCCCTTCCCCGCCTTTAAATATGATGCCTTCCATTGTTTCCAGGATCAAGGTCCTGGCCGGAATGGACATTTCCGTATCGCGCATGCCCCAGGACGGGCGCTTTACCGTGGGCATGAAGGGCAGGGAGATCCATGTCCGGGCCTCCTGCATCCCCACCATACACGGGGAAAACGTGGTCCTGCGCCTTCTGGACCTGAGCGCCAGGACCTTTGAGCTGGAAGAACTGGGCATGAACAGTGATGATTACCAGAAGATGAGCGAGGCCATTGACACTCCCTATGGCATGATCCTGGCATCCGGTCCCACCGGCAGCGGCAAGAGCACCAGTCTGTATGCCATCCTGCGGCGCATAAACCAGCCGGACATAAATATCATCACCCTGGAAGACCCTGTGGAATACCGGGTGCAGGGCGTGCGCCAGGTGCAGCTCAACACCCGCTCGGGCATGACCTTTGCCTCGGGCCTGCGCTCCATCCTGCGCCAGGACCCGGACGTGATCATGGTCGGGGAAATGCGCGACGCCGAGACTGCCCGCATAGGCGTGCAGGCGGCCATGACCGGGCACCGGGTGTTGTCCACCCTGCATACCAATGACGCTGCAGGCGCAGTGGCCAGGTTCATAGACATGGGCATAGAGCACTACCTGGTCTCCTCAGTCCTGGTAGTTTCCTTTGCCCAGCGCCTCATGCGTAAAAACTGCTCCAAGTGCGCAAAACCGTACACACCGTCAGACAGGGCCCTAAAGGCCATGGGCCTGGAAAACTCCACTGACTGCACCTTTATGCAGGGCCAGGGCTGCTACTCCTGCATGAATACGGGCTTTAGCGGACGTACAGCCGCCTTTGAGGTCTTAAGGGTTGACGACGAAGTCCGGGAAATGATCCAGACCGGAACCACCGGAACCCAGATGGGCCGGAGTCTCTCCCGGTCCGGCAAACTGCATGACCTGCGAAGCGACGCCGCCCGCAAAGTCTGCCAGGGGATGACTACTGTGGAGGAGGCCAT
- a CDS encoding AAA family ATPase — protein sequence MDYYKLLQLAREPFANTPDPDMFYPANQHAHCLQKLEVAVRLRRGLCVVSGEVGTGKTTVCRYLYRYLSGDDLFCTHLVLDPCFENSSDFAARLNQELNGREASLGCSSQCQHKEQIQEFILRLGEEEGRIVTLIIDEGQKLSEDCLEFLRELLNFETNEHKLLQIIIFAQDEFLDILKQMPNLQDRVALHYRLEPLSRKDTTSFILHRIQASSTDPSRPPAVTFSLAARRLIYKMTRGYPRRIIHLGHNILLTLVMLERTRITRKVVHRAADSVSSREIPRRSSRPLALAAGTVAVLLALGLLYQAGHLEQAKSRWLAFIASHYDAGDPPSQDSSRYRAPVSPAPDSSPDQQDRPVPAYSLTAKNSPDNDSQPVSTLDASADRDTLGKVTVISRESLWTLADAVYGRGSVAAVQQVAEANPWLTNPDIIHAGQQITLPVISLKSPSSKQQVWIRLAWARDLDQAYQQAYNAGLDSFRVLALNDAQAGFAFWVVHRESFDDPSSARQVLDSKSSSLIQEAEIVSLEDFDRTWKLAGLE from the coding sequence ATGGACTACTATAAACTCCTGCAGCTTGCCAGAGAGCCATTCGCCAACACCCCGGACCCGGACATGTTCTATCCGGCCAATCAGCACGCCCATTGCCTGCAGAAGCTGGAAGTAGCTGTCCGGCTGCGCCGTGGGCTCTGCGTTGTCAGCGGCGAAGTGGGCACCGGCAAGACCACGGTATGCAGATATCTTTACAGGTATCTGTCCGGGGATGATCTGTTCTGCACCCACCTGGTCCTGGATCCCTGCTTTGAAAACTCCTCGGATTTTGCAGCCCGCCTGAACCAGGAGCTCAACGGCCGGGAGGCATCCCTTGGCTGCTCCAGCCAGTGCCAGCACAAGGAACAGATCCAGGAATTTATCCTGCGCCTCGGAGAGGAAGAAGGCCGCATAGTCACCCTGATAATCGACGAAGGGCAGAAACTTTCTGAGGACTGCCTGGAGTTCTTGCGGGAACTGCTCAACTTTGAGACCAACGAACACAAGTTGTTGCAGATAATTATCTTTGCCCAGGATGAGTTCCTGGATATCCTGAAGCAGATGCCCAACCTGCAGGACCGGGTGGCTCTTCATTACCGCCTTGAACCCTTGAGCCGCAAAGACACCACCAGCTTTATCCTGCACAGGATCCAGGCCTCATCCACGGATCCTTCCAGACCTCCGGCGGTTACTTTTTCCCTGGCAGCCAGGAGGCTTATCTACAAAATGACCAGGGGGTATCCGCGCCGGATAATTCATCTGGGCCACAACATCCTGCTTACCCTGGTCATGCTGGAACGTACCAGGATCACCCGCAAAGTGGTCCACCGGGCGGCGGACAGTGTCTCCAGCCGCGAGATACCCCGGAGATCCTCCAGACCCCTGGCCCTGGCAGCCGGTACAGTAGCGGTGCTGCTGGCCCTGGGCTTGCTCTACCAGGCCGGACACCTGGAACAGGCCAAATCCCGCTGGCTTGCTTTCATTGCTTCGCATTATGATGCCGGGGATCCCCCTTCTCAGGACAGCAGTCGATACCGGGCTCCTGTCTCCCCAGCCCCGGACAGTTCCCCTGACCAGCAGGATCGGCCGGTACCGGCATATTCTTTAACGGCAAAAAACAGCCCTGACAACGACAGTCAGCCTGTCAGCACCCTGGATGCCTCTGCTGACCGGGACACCCTGGGCAAAGTCACAGTCATCAGCCGGGAAAGCCTCTGGACACTGGCGGATGCAGTCTACGGCAGAGGCAGTGTCGCGGCCGTGCAGCAGGTGGCTGAGGCCAATCCCTGGCTGACCAATCCGGACATAATCCACGCCGGGCAGCAGATCACCCTCCCGGTCATCTCCCTCAAAAGCCCGTCTTCAAAGCAGCAGGTCTGGATCAGGCTTGCCTGGGCCAGGGACCTGGACCAGGCCTACCAGCAGGCGTACAATGCCGGGCTGGACAGCTTCAGGGTGCTGGCCCTTAATGATGCCCAAGCTGGATTCGCCTTCTGGGTGGTGCACCGGGAGTCCTTTGATGACCCATCTTCGGCCCGGCAGGTTCTGGACAGTAAATCAAGCTCCCTGATCCAGGAAGCGGAGATAGTCTCCCTGGAAGATTTCGACCGCACCTGGAAGCTGGCCGGGCTTGAATAA
- a CDS encoding secretin N-terminal domain-containing protein yields MRHIYIILTRHEKKVFALTAASSRTYSVCTLLILFILAAAIAGCTGTRDQEEPFMTQWWDLAEESRGHTHEVEERESLDIEPSHIDLEDIEPEPAHELPRDRVTLNMQQAPVATILRALSRIADQNIIVSETVEGTANLNIRDVPWDQAFKSIIASQGLSYVWEGEILRIKSMQDLQHELDRAGLKEDIGRRKLAAELTAPLMHRIVKLNYADPEKLQDNLIRFLSRDGDGEPHGSIVVDEETNSLMIQATRNDMERVHKAINHLDRPRPQILMEANIVEATQRTARELGVRWSGRYVTPLSFEDEVGFGDLLRDEAGYTGDMDLSVISARLPGSVLYAHLQALERDGEVNILTSPSITTMDNQMAFTEHGQRVPYETVDEDGSRTVEFEDAVLRLEVVPSVMEGNHLKMDIRVNKDEVDFTRDVRGQPVIRTKHTETNLVVRDGETIVISGLSKETLSDTERGVMGLRDLPGLGWLFKSREQEQEMEEFLIFITPTILEPQRR; encoded by the coding sequence ATGCGTCACATTTACATAATCTTAACCAGACATGAAAAAAAAGTTTTCGCTCTGACAGCTGCATCTTCCCGAACGTACTCTGTCTGCACCCTGCTGATCCTGTTCATCCTGGCAGCAGCCATTGCAGGCTGTACCGGCACAAGGGATCAGGAAGAGCCTTTCATGACCCAGTGGTGGGATCTGGCAGAAGAGTCCCGGGGACACACCCACGAGGTTGAAGAAAGAGAATCTCTGGATATTGAGCCATCACACATTGACCTTGAAGACATTGAACCCGAGCCTGCCCATGAACTGCCCCGGGACAGGGTCACCCTGAACATGCAGCAGGCTCCGGTGGCCACAATACTTAGGGCCCTGTCCAGAATAGCCGATCAGAATATCATTGTCAGCGAAACAGTTGAAGGTACGGCCAACCTCAATATCAGAGATGTCCCCTGGGACCAGGCCTTTAAAAGCATAATCGCCTCCCAGGGCCTCAGCTACGTCTGGGAAGGGGAAATACTGCGCATCAAAAGCATGCAGGACCTGCAGCATGAACTGGACCGGGCCGGCCTGAAGGAGGATATCGGCCGCAGAAAACTGGCTGCCGAACTCACCGCCCCCTTGATGCACCGGATAGTCAAGCTCAACTATGCAGACCCGGAAAAACTTCAGGACAATCTCATCCGTTTTCTTAGCCGGGATGGCGACGGGGAACCCCACGGGAGTATAGTCGTGGACGAAGAGACCAACTCCCTCATGATTCAGGCCACCAGGAATGACATGGAAAGGGTGCACAAGGCTATCAACCACCTGGACCGTCCCAGGCCCCAGATCCTCATGGAAGCCAACATAGTCGAAGCCACCCAGCGAACCGCGCGGGAACTCGGGGTACGCTGGAGCGGCAGATACGTTACTCCATTATCTTTCGAGGACGAGGTGGGGTTTGGAGATCTTTTAAGAGATGAAGCAGGCTATACCGGTGACATGGATCTTTCTGTAATCTCCGCCCGTCTGCCGGGGAGCGTACTTTACGCCCACCTGCAGGCACTGGAAAGGGATGGAGAAGTAAACATCCTGACCAGCCCCTCCATCACCACCATGGACAACCAGATGGCCTTTACCGAGCACGGCCAGAGAGTACCTTATGAAACCGTTGATGAAGATGGAAGCCGCACCGTGGAATTCGAGGATGCAGTTCTGCGGCTGGAGGTGGTTCCAAGCGTCATGGAGGGCAATCACCTGAAAATGGACATCCGGGTAAACAAGGACGAGGTGGATTTTACCCGGGACGTCCGCGGCCAGCCGGTGATACGGACCAAACACACTGAAACCAACCTCGTGGTCCGCGATGGAGAAACCATTGTCATTTCCGGGCTTTCCAAGGAGACCCTTTCGGACACCGAGCGAGGAGTCATGGGCCTGAGGGATCTCCCGGGCCTGGGCTGGTTGTTTAAAAGTCGGGAACAGGAACAGGAGATGGAGGAGTTTCTCATTTTCATCACCCCCACCATTCTGGAACCCCAGAGACGCTGA
- a CDS encoding fimbrial assembly family protein gives MATRNDIDSTEKLLNLIRKGPSQSVTEGHAPRRSASPLWTSLRNRVLPFRSTKVMGLEILRDSLHLALSEQTRSGWRLLHASSVDIPADMTVDTPEFKDFLQNQLQDLDPRKTAEVWFALPASRGEIWSIRVPRVKKGMANVVYWSARKEKNFDPQQHIFNFRLGREVDEGGVRKIQAEICLAPAEDIQKYRQLITDTGYRLRGITLPAASLDNLFQHARDDYLDKPYAILYIGEDSSCIKFYSAGTVLFSRVIRMGQDSFLDSINMEHSRQDQEGHDLSDLQVSSSTNLLEESSGSREKALQILKQLQHDGRKSSEDDDKSPSSALDLIYPALERLSRQLERTIDQLVKVMDHPAPEELFICGKIAFLQGIADFFSQNLDIPAQILDVPSSPNVQVENTITEMEPDERLSLVSTVGLTMPWSGTVNFLHTAMDKEREAAAMRNTNLVAAGCALAFVVVAGYWAWMGHQLEQAREETLSLQDQLSEYSPRLTRDMLQDLVEEHQDFKDTVINRAQRLQAVALIGEIGRITPDDFRLLEMILELDSQTDEDERRQNLIVEGFIRGEGDNFETRMTSYLVDLRNSPLFRSAHIHRSSRGTLEEEGEVFRFVLNIDPERI, from the coding sequence ATGGCAACCCGAAATGATATCGATTCCACAGAAAAACTCTTAAATCTCATCCGCAAGGGTCCTTCTCAGTCCGTTACAGAAGGTCATGCTCCCAGACGGTCTGCATCACCTCTCTGGACAAGCTTGAGAAACCGCGTCCTGCCTTTCAGGTCCACAAAGGTGATGGGACTGGAGATTCTAAGAGACAGCCTGCACCTTGCCCTTTCCGAGCAGACCCGTTCCGGATGGAGGCTTCTTCATGCCTCCTCAGTGGATATTCCCGCCGACATGACCGTTGATACCCCGGAGTTTAAAGATTTCCTGCAAAACCAGCTGCAGGACCTGGATCCCCGGAAAACAGCAGAAGTATGGTTCGCCCTGCCCGCATCCAGAGGGGAGATCTGGAGCATACGTGTTCCCAGGGTAAAAAAGGGCATGGCCAACGTGGTGTACTGGTCCGCCCGCAAAGAAAAAAACTTTGACCCCCAGCAGCATATTTTCAATTTCCGTCTGGGCAGAGAAGTAGATGAAGGCGGAGTCCGCAAGATTCAGGCCGAAATATGCCTGGCCCCGGCGGAAGACATCCAGAAGTACAGGCAGCTCATCACCGACACAGGCTACAGGCTGCGCGGCATTACCCTGCCTGCTGCCTCCCTGGACAATCTTTTCCAGCATGCACGTGATGATTACCTGGATAAACCCTACGCTATACTGTATATTGGGGAAGACAGTTCCTGTATAAAATTTTACAGTGCTGGAACAGTTCTGTTCAGCCGGGTTATAAGGATGGGCCAGGACAGTTTTCTGGACTCCATCAACATGGAGCACTCCCGCCAGGACCAGGAAGGCCATGATCTTTCAGACCTGCAGGTTTCCTCTTCAACAAATCTTCTGGAGGAAAGCAGCGGCAGCAGGGAGAAGGCCCTGCAGATACTTAAACAGCTGCAGCATGACGGTCGCAAATCTTCAGAGGATGATGACAAATCGCCCTCAAGTGCCCTGGACTTGATTTACCCGGCCCTGGAAAGGCTTTCCAGGCAGCTCGAGAGAACCATTGACCAACTGGTCAAGGTAATGGACCATCCCGCTCCAGAAGAACTCTTCATCTGCGGGAAAATTGCCTTTCTGCAGGGTATTGCGGACTTTTTCAGCCAGAACCTGGATATTCCGGCTCAAATACTGGATGTGCCCTCTTCACCCAATGTCCAGGTTGAAAACACCATTACCGAAATGGAACCGGACGAGCGCCTGTCTTTGGTATCCACTGTGGGGCTGACCATGCCCTGGTCCGGCACGGTCAACTTCCTGCACACCGCCATGGACAAAGAGAGGGAAGCCGCCGCCATGCGCAACACAAATCTGGTAGCCGCCGGTTGCGCTCTGGCCTTTGTCGTGGTAGCCGGTTACTGGGCATGGATGGGTCACCAGCTGGAGCAGGCCAGGGAAGAAACCCTCTCTCTGCAGGATCAGCTGAGTGAATACAGCCCCAGACTGACCCGGGATATGCTGCAGGATCTGGTGGAAGAACACCAGGACTTCAAGGATACGGTAATAAACCGGGCCCAAAGGCTGCAGGCGGTGGCCCTGATTGGAGAGATCGGTCGCATAACCCCGGATGATTTCAGGCTGCTGGAAATGATTCTGGAACTGGACAGTCAGACAGATGAAGATGAGCGTCGTCAGAACCTCATAGTTGAAGGCTTTATCCGCGGCGAGGGCGACAACTTTGAAACCAGGATGACCAGCTACCTGGTAGACCTTAGAAACTCCCCTCTCTTTAGAAGTGCCCATATCCATAGAAGCAGCAGGGGCACCCTGGAAGAGGAAGGTGAAGTATTCAGGTTTGTTCTAAATATTGATCCGGAGAGGATCTAG
- a CDS encoding diguanylate cyclase domain-containing protein translates to MDNKKQAETDKNSPFSSRPVVRLEAPVLPHYVRTLLDELELSIILLNENDRITYINQTVMDFLGLKEEQLQSLRESPFYLLGPLSHIYESYKQKKVPQKFEYIPVNLGNDRQKYISGFIRPVYKDDFFLGTLCTFLDITDLIQSKDFLIDYFLSLESTLARKTKNLVKQNTKLQQELKKHFADKKELSSSLKHMQKIFHRLNYGTCRFTPDGMLLEANRALSAMLGFSSPQELMDAVNLQGWEIFHDQELWQLTTEEIIKRKKIIRIEAQLNLKKKTALWAEISAFSVTTKRGQTVLDMIFSDISKRKENELLLYSKSTMDPLTGIPNRALWSDRLDQTVKKARRYSESFAVIYLDLDGFKEVNDRLGHEYGDKVLITVSRRLQKKIRESDTLARIGGDEFCILVNNIKKANLSRMARSIIDSLTRPIKVNKSQPQVGVSIGICLFDDPDLTSAEIMHRADKAMYMAKTRGGNRYMIHGNDASGQQDQPEPSKM, encoded by the coding sequence ATGGACAATAAAAAGCAGGCAGAAACCGATAAAAATTCTCCGTTTTCATCCAGGCCTGTCGTCAGGCTGGAGGCTCCGGTTCTTCCCCACTATGTCAGAACTCTCCTGGATGAACTGGAACTGAGCATCATCCTGCTCAATGAAAACGACCGGATTACTTATATAAACCAGACAGTCATGGATTTTCTGGGCCTGAAAGAAGAGCAGCTTCAGAGTCTACGCGAGTCCCCCTTTTACCTGCTTGGGCCATTAAGCCATATCTACGAATCATACAAACAGAAAAAAGTCCCTCAAAAGTTCGAATATATCCCTGTAAACCTTGGAAACGACAGGCAAAAATATATATCCGGATTTATCAGACCTGTTTACAAGGATGATTTTTTCCTGGGCACCCTGTGCACTTTTCTGGATATAACCGACCTGATCCAGTCCAAGGATTTTCTGATAGACTACTTCTTAAGCCTTGAGAGCACCCTGGCCAGAAAAACCAAAAACCTGGTCAAGCAAAACACCAAACTGCAGCAGGAATTAAAAAAGCACTTTGCCGACAAAAAGGAACTATCCAGTTCCCTCAAACACATGCAGAAAATATTTCACAGACTCAATTACGGGACATGCAGGTTTACGCCTGACGGGATGCTTCTGGAAGCCAACAGGGCACTGTCTGCCATGCTTGGATTTTCTTCTCCCCAGGAACTTATGGATGCAGTAAACCTCCAGGGATGGGAAATTTTTCATGACCAGGAATTATGGCAACTGACCACTGAAGAAATTATTAAAAGGAAAAAAATCATCCGCATCGAAGCCCAGCTGAACCTGAAAAAAAAGACTGCCCTCTGGGCCGAGATTTCAGCTTTCTCCGTAACTACAAAGCGCGGACAAACCGTTCTGGATATGATTTTTTCGGACATCTCCAAAAGGAAGGAAAACGAACTGCTGCTTTACAGCAAGTCCACAATGGACCCCCTGACCGGCATACCCAACAGGGCCCTCTGGAGTGACCGCCTGGACCAGACCGTAAAAAAAGCCAGACGATACTCAGAGAGCTTTGCAGTAATCTACTTAGATCTGGACGGCTTCAAGGAGGTCAATGACCGTCTGGGACACGAATACGGGGACAAGGTTCTCATAACCGTGTCCAGAAGACTGCAGAAAAAAATAAGGGAATCGGACACCCTGGCCCGCATCGGCGGAGATGAGTTCTGCATTTTGGTAAACAACATCAAAAAGGCCAACCTGTCCCGCATGGCCCGATCCATAATAGACAGCCTGACCAGACCCATAAAGGTCAACAAGTCCCAGCCGCAGGTGGGCGTAAGCATCGGTATATGCCTGTTTGACGATCCGGACCTGACTTCAGCAGAAATCATGCACAGGGCGGACAAGGCCATGTACATGGCCAAAACCCGGGGCGGGAACAGATATATGATCCACGGTAACGATGCGTCCGGCCAGCAAGACCAGCCAGAGCCTTCAAAGATGTGA